In the genome of Gemmatimonadota bacterium, one region contains:
- the tuf gene encoding elongation factor Tu codes for MAKAKFDRTKPHVNVGTIGHVDHGKTTTTAALTKVSADRGWGTKYISYDEVAKASASQGRRDATKILTIATSHVEYETKNRHYAHVDCPGHADYVKNMITGAAQMDGAILVVSAVDGPMPQTREHILLARQVNVPKVVVFLNKCDLVDDAELLDLVELEVRELLSQYQFDGDDAPVIRGSAIKAIEGDPVWVAKIDELYDALDTYIPEPVRETDKPFLMPVEDVFSITGRGTVATGRIERGRVKVQEEVQLVGFGAEKKVIVTGVEMFRKLLDEGVAGDNVGLLLRGVEKAEIERGMVLAKPGSVKPHTQFEAEVYVLGKDEGGRHTPFFKGYRPQFYFRTTDVTGACELPAGVEMVMPGDNIQMTIELIIPVAMDEGLRFAIREGGRTVGAGVVTKILK; via the coding sequence ATGGCCAAGGCGAAATTCGACCGGACCAAGCCGCACGTGAACGTTGGCACGATTGGCCACGTTGACCACGGCAAGACGACGACGACGGCCGCGCTGACGAAGGTGTCGGCCGATCGCGGCTGGGGCACCAAGTACATCTCGTACGACGAAGTGGCGAAGGCCTCGGCGTCGCAGGGGCGTCGCGATGCGACGAAGATCCTGACGATCGCGACCTCGCACGTCGAGTACGAGACGAAGAATCGCCACTACGCGCACGTCGACTGCCCGGGCCACGCCGACTACGTGAAGAACATGATCACGGGTGCCGCGCAGATGGACGGCGCGATCCTCGTGGTGAGCGCGGTCGACGGCCCGATGCCGCAGACCCGTGAGCACATCCTCCTCGCGCGCCAGGTCAACGTGCCGAAGGTGGTGGTGTTCCTGAACAAGTGCGACCTGGTCGACGACGCCGAGCTGCTGGACCTGGTCGAGCTCGAAGTGCGGGAGCTGCTGAGCCAGTACCAGTTCGATGGCGACGATGCGCCGGTGATCCGGGGCTCGGCCATCAAGGCGATCGAGGGCGACCCGGTGTGGGTGGCCAAGATCGACGAGCTGTACGACGCCCTGGATACCTACATCCCGGAGCCGGTGCGCGAGACCGACAAGCCGTTCCTGATGCCGGTCGAGGATGTCTTCTCGATCACGGGTCGTGGCACGGTGGCGACGGGGCGTATCGAGCGTGGCCGCGTGAAGGTGCAGGAAGAAGTGCAGCTGGTCGGCTTCGGCGCCGAGAAGAAGGTCATTGTCACGGGCGTCGAAATGTTCCGCAAGCTGCTGGATGAGGGTGTCGCGGGCGACAACGTCGGCCTGCTGCTGCGCGGCGTGGAAAAGGCGGAAATCGAGCGCGGGATGGTGCTGGCGAAGCCGGGGTCGGTGAAGCCGCACACCCAGTTCGAGGCCGAGGTCTACGTGCTGGGCAAGGATGAAGGCGGCCGTCACACGCCGTTCTTCAAGGGCTACCGGCCGCAGTTCTACTTCCGCACCACGGACGTGACGGGCGCGTGCGAGTTGCCGGCGGGCGTGGAGATGGTGATGCCGGGCGACAACATCCAGATGACGATCGAACTGA
- the cysS gene encoding cysteine--tRNA ligase, with translation MTLRLYNTMTRSTDEFVALNAPHVSLYTCGPTVYNYAHIGNFRTFLFEDMLRRWLMASGYDVFHVMNLTDVDDKMIKGAGAKGISIGELAIPYIEAFFADRDYLRILSAQAYPRATDYIAQQIALVESLLEKGNAYKGDDGSVYFSIERFPDYGKLSHLDMRELQTGASGRVSADEYAKEDARDFVLWKAVRPEDEAVSAAWDTPFGRGRPGWHLECSAMALDLIDKQLGTNVLDIHAGAVDLIFPHHEDEIAQSCAHTGQRDFARVWMHGEFLTMSGTKMSKRFGNILTARDLREERVDAGTVRTLFATTHYRQALDFTDQALDAAKEGSRRLGEFAGRLAVVPNGASAEFERAGERLHDDFTAAMDDDLNAPRALAALFEAAREGNRLLDSGAEPTAGFRSAWERATGVLQVLPNQVGSARIEATADEGDLADAPPADPAAAESWAMAWAGRRLAAKKSKNFAESDRIRALLAQNGWETRDNRDGSAGLVRS, from the coding sequence ATGACACTGCGACTCTATAATACGATGACGCGCTCGACCGACGAGTTCGTCGCGCTCAACGCCCCGCACGTGTCGCTCTACACCTGCGGCCCCACGGTCTACAACTACGCGCATATCGGGAATTTCCGCACCTTCCTCTTCGAGGACATGCTGCGGCGCTGGTTGATGGCGAGTGGCTACGACGTCTTCCACGTGATGAACCTCACCGACGTTGACGACAAGATGATCAAGGGGGCCGGCGCCAAGGGGATCTCCATCGGCGAGCTGGCGATCCCGTACATCGAGGCGTTCTTCGCCGATCGCGACTATCTGCGCATCCTGTCGGCGCAGGCCTATCCGCGGGCGACCGACTACATCGCGCAACAGATCGCGCTGGTCGAGTCGCTGCTGGAAAAGGGCAACGCCTACAAGGGCGATGACGGCTCGGTCTACTTCTCGATCGAACGCTTTCCCGACTACGGCAAGCTTTCGCATCTCGATATGCGCGAACTGCAGACCGGTGCGAGCGGCCGAGTCAGCGCCGACGAGTACGCCAAGGAAGATGCCCGCGACTTCGTGCTCTGGAAGGCGGTGCGTCCCGAAGACGAGGCGGTGAGCGCCGCGTGGGATACACCGTTCGGCCGCGGCCGCCCGGGATGGCACCTCGAGTGCTCCGCGATGGCGCTCGACCTGATCGACAAGCAGCTCGGCACCAACGTGCTCGATATTCACGCCGGCGCGGTCGACCTGATCTTCCCGCATCACGAGGATGAGATCGCCCAGAGCTGCGCCCACACCGGGCAGCGCGATTTCGCGCGGGTCTGGATGCACGGCGAGTTCCTGACGATGTCGGGGACCAAGATGTCCAAGCGCTTCGGGAACATCCTCACGGCACGCGACCTCCGCGAGGAACGGGTCGACGCCGGGACGGTGCGGACGCTCTTCGCGACGACGCACTATCGTCAGGCACTCGACTTCACCGATCAGGCGCTCGACGCGGCGAAGGAAGGGTCGCGCCGTCTCGGGGAGTTTGCCGGGCGCCTGGCCGTGGTGCCCAACGGGGCGAGCGCCGAGTTCGAGCGGGCGGGCGAACGCCTCCACGATGACTTTACCGCCGCGATGGATGACGACCTCAACGCGCCGCGGGCCCTGGCCGCCCTTTTCGAGGCGGCACGGGAGGGGAACCGGCTCCTCGACAGCGGGGCCGAACCGACCGCCGGCTTCCGCTCGGCCTGGGAGCGGGCGACCGGGGTACTTCAGGTCCTGCCGAATCAGGTCGGCTCGGCCCGGATCGAGGCCACGGCGGACGAGGGCGACCTGGCCGACGCGCCTCCCGCTGACCCGGCCGCCGCGGAAAGCTGGGCGATGGCGTGGGCCGGGCGGCGACTGGCGGCAAAGAAATCGAAGAATTTCGCCGAATCTGATCGAATTCGGGCACTTTTGGCCCAAAATGGGTGGGAAACGCGTGATAATCGTGATGGAAGCGCGGGACTGGTGAGGAGTTGA
- a CDS encoding mechanosensitive ion channel family protein produces MKALLGSSLLDIQDSVERFLRLFGADLVKARSTALGFVLIWALAYGTWQLVKLIARRIVIHADDGDDSRLSYQEKRAQTVAQLLRSVGKVLILIFGLLLTLRLFIDITPLLAGAGILGLAFSFGAQSLVKDVIAGTFILIENQFAVGDVIEAAGKTGTVERMTLRVVMLRDIDGAVHIIPNGQITTATNKTRGWSRAVVDVAIGYDADVDLALDIIRDEAAKLGADTVHGVKFDQPPEVVGVQSLGDNAVSIRVMLRTQPGMQWEVAREFRRRIKVRLDHEGIDIPYPQRMVHVKHSGPGSSAPTGGDDIATDIAAAGGA; encoded by the coding sequence ATGAAGGCTCTCCTCGGCAGCTCGCTCCTCGATATTCAGGATTCGGTCGAACGATTCCTCCGCCTCTTCGGCGCCGACCTCGTCAAGGCGCGTTCGACGGCGCTCGGTTTCGTGCTCATCTGGGCGCTCGCCTACGGGACGTGGCAGCTGGTGAAGCTGATTGCCCGACGGATCGTGATCCACGCCGATGATGGCGATGACTCGCGGCTGTCGTATCAGGAGAAGCGCGCCCAGACCGTCGCTCAGCTACTCCGGAGTGTCGGCAAGGTCCTGATCCTGATCTTCGGCCTGCTGCTCACCCTGCGCCTCTTCATTGATATCACCCCGTTGCTCGCGGGTGCCGGTATCCTTGGCCTCGCCTTCTCGTTCGGGGCGCAGTCGCTGGTGAAGGATGTGATTGCGGGAACATTCATCCTGATCGAGAACCAGTTCGCCGTGGGCGATGTGATCGAGGCAGCAGGCAAGACCGGTACCGTCGAACGGATGACGCTGCGCGTGGTAATGCTGCGCGACATCGATGGCGCGGTGCACATCATTCCTAACGGCCAGATCACCACGGCCACCAACAAGACTCGCGGCTGGTCGCGAGCCGTGGTCGATGTAGCCATTGGCTACGATGCCGATGTCGATCTCGCGCTCGACATTATCCGCGATGAGGCGGCAAAGCTCGGAGCCGACACGGTGCACGGCGTCAAGTTCGATCAACCACCCGAGGTGGTTGGCGTGCAGTCGCTCGGCGACAACGCGGTGTCGATCCGGGTGATGCTGCGCACGCAGCCGGGGATGCAGTGGGAAGTCGCGCGCGAGTTCCGCCGCCGGATCAAGGTGCGGCTCGATCACGAAGGGATCGACATTCCGTATCCCCAGCGGATGGTGCACGTGAAGCACAGCGGGCCGGGGAGCAGCGCGCCGACGGGCGGCGACGACATTGCGACAGACATTGCAGCGGCAGGTGGGGCATGA
- a CDS encoding type II toxin-antitoxin system PemK/MazF family toxin, with the protein MVNRPDPRRGEVYLVALGETHGHEIRKTRPALIVSPDEMHGQSRLVIIAPLTSGTRPAPFRVECRFQGKAGRVLLDHLRSVDRTRLIRPLGKLTPAVQRNVLEVLQEMFTP; encoded by the coding sequence GTGGTAAACCGCCCCGACCCCCGGCGTGGCGAGGTCTACCTCGTCGCGCTCGGCGAAACGCACGGGCACGAGATCAGGAAGACTCGACCCGCGCTGATCGTGTCGCCGGACGAGATGCACGGGCAGAGTCGTCTGGTGATCATCGCCCCGCTCACGAGTGGGACCCGCCCCGCCCCATTCCGAGTAGAATGCCGCTTCCAGGGGAAGGCCGGCAGAGTACTACTTGACCACCTGAGATCGGTCGACCGGACTCGTCTGATTCGCCCACTCGGCAAACTGACGCCGGCGGTGCAGAGGAACGTGCTGGAGGTGCTCCAGGAGATGTTCACCCCCTGA
- a CDS encoding AbrB/MazE/SpoVT family DNA-binding domain-containing protein translates to MKAKLIRIGNSRGIRLPKPLIEAAGLGDEVDIEVRDGELVIRRVKRVREGWAEAAKALAESGDDGPVWPYFNNESDDEDWVW, encoded by the coding sequence ATGAAGGCCAAGCTGATCCGGATCGGGAATTCCCGCGGGATCCGGCTGCCGAAGCCATTGATCGAAGCAGCCGGTCTCGGCGATGAGGTCGATATTGAGGTGCGCGATGGCGAGCTGGTGATCCGGCGCGTCAAGCGGGTGCGGGAAGGGTGGGCCGAGGCGGCGAAGGCTCTCGCTGAGTCCGGAGATGACGGACCGGTCTGGCCCTACTTCAACAACGAGAGCGACGACGAGGATTGGGTGTGGTAA
- a CDS encoding DUF1611 domain-containing protein gives MSVLRHLIVADGDFGPMTSKTANSVIRYQPDRVVAVLDRQNAGKTAQQVLGFGGDIPVVASMREGLDHGANSVLIGIAPAGGRLPDEWREWLREALAAGCDIVSGLHTFLNDDPKLAEAAKAAGRSITDIRRPPANLPIASGLAKGTKALRVLTVGTDCNVGKMTAQLQLVGKLNERGIKTNFVATGQTGIMIEGWGIGVDAVVADFIAGAAEQITVRGAEGADVVLVEGQGSINHPGYSGVTLGLLHGSCPDAMILCHQATREYIGDYRQASWLRIPPLSQYVKWYEEIGGAVHPTKVIGIAMNTYDLDDAAARAACEAATKETGLPCTDPVRFDPAPLLDAIAGARK, from the coding sequence GTGAGCGTGCTGCGTCACCTGATTGTGGCCGATGGTGACTTCGGCCCGATGACATCGAAGACCGCAAACTCGGTGATCCGCTACCAGCCCGACCGGGTGGTAGCGGTGCTCGACCGGCAGAACGCCGGCAAGACGGCGCAGCAGGTGCTCGGTTTCGGCGGCGACATCCCGGTCGTCGCCTCGATGCGCGAAGGGCTCGACCACGGTGCGAACTCGGTGCTCATCGGCATCGCGCCGGCGGGCGGACGCCTCCCCGACGAGTGGCGCGAGTGGCTGCGCGAGGCACTCGCTGCCGGCTGCGACATTGTGAGCGGACTGCACACTTTCCTCAATGATGATCCGAAGCTTGCCGAGGCCGCGAAGGCGGCGGGGCGGAGCATCACCGATATTCGTCGCCCGCCGGCGAACCTGCCGATTGCGAGCGGCCTGGCGAAGGGGACCAAGGCGTTGCGCGTTCTCACGGTGGGCACTGACTGCAACGTCGGCAAGATGACGGCGCAGCTGCAGCTCGTGGGAAAGCTCAACGAGCGCGGCATCAAGACCAATTTCGTGGCGACTGGCCAGACCGGGATAATGATCGAAGGGTGGGGGATCGGTGTCGATGCTGTCGTCGCCGACTTCATCGCTGGTGCGGCCGAGCAGATCACGGTGCGCGGCGCCGAGGGTGCCGACGTGGTGCTCGTTGAGGGGCAGGGGAGCATCAATCACCCGGGGTACAGCGGGGTGACGCTCGGCCTGCTGCACGGCTCCTGTCCCGATGCGATGATTCTCTGTCACCAGGCGACGCGCGAATACATCGGCGACTATCGTCAGGCGAGCTGGCTGCGGATTCCGCCGCTGTCGCAGTATGTGAAGTGGTACGAGGAGATCGGTGGTGCGGTGCATCCCACCAAGGTCATCGGCATCGCGATGAACACCTACGATCTTGATGATGCTGCCGCGCGGGCGGCGTGCGAAGCCGCCACGAAGGAGACCGGCCTGCCGTGCACCGACCCGGTGCGCTTCGATCCGGCGCCACTGCTGGATGCGATTGCGGGGGCGAGGAAGTAG
- a CDS encoding PspA/IM30 family protein has translation MGIFDRFATMMRSNLNDLISRAENPEKMLNQLIVDMRTQLDKARQQVAQSIADEKKLEADSIAMKKQSEDWERRAMLAVQEGRDDLAKQALMRYNEALQGAQQLHETWVKSKSETESLKASLRQLNDKIEEAKRKKNILVARARRAEAQQRIQETLSGMGDKSAFESFERMQEKIENNERKALAAAELQEEFTGDKLAKEFEQLEYHGSSDQQLLELKARMGALKSGTTEAPKQLGQGGGEGKS, from the coding sequence ATGGGAATCTTTGATCGTTTCGCCACGATGATGCGTTCGAACCTCAATGACCTCATCTCGCGCGCCGAAAACCCCGAGAAGATGCTGAACCAACTCATTGTCGACATGCGTACGCAGCTCGACAAGGCGCGGCAGCAGGTGGCGCAGTCCATCGCCGACGAGAAGAAGCTCGAGGCCGATTCCATCGCGATGAAGAAGCAGTCCGAAGACTGGGAGCGGCGCGCGATGCTCGCGGTGCAGGAAGGCCGCGACGATCTCGCGAAGCAGGCGCTGATGCGCTACAACGAGGCGCTGCAAGGTGCGCAGCAGCTCCACGAGACCTGGGTCAAGAGCAAGAGCGAGACCGAATCGCTCAAGGCGTCACTGCGCCAGCTCAACGACAAGATCGAGGAAGCCAAGCGCAAGAAGAACATCCTCGTTGCCCGGGCGCGGCGGGCCGAGGCGCAGCAGCGGATTCAGGAGACGCTGTCGGGGATGGGCGACAAGAGTGCCTTCGAGTCGTTCGAGCGGATGCAGGAGAAGATCGAGAACAACGAGCGCAAGGCGCTCGCGGCGGCCGAACTGCAGGAAGAGTTCACCGGCGACAAGCTCGCGAAGGAATTCGAGCAGCTCGAATACCACGGCTCTTCGGATCAGCAGCTGCTCGAGCTCAAGGCGCGGATGGGCGCGCTCAAGTCCGGCACCACCGAGGCACCGAAGCAGCTCGGCCAGGGTGGCGGCGAGGGGAAGTCGTGA
- the sdaAA gene encoding L-serine ammonia-lyase, iron-sulfur-dependent, subunit alpha: protein MYDSLIEAATDATAQGISLGELALQSEVSEGLRTREEVEHSLGRALAVMRGAVERGLVGDLYSVSGLVGGDAAKLANAKGPLAGTIFTDALAAALAVQEVNAAMGVIVAAPTAGGAGVLPGVLLALSKHRNVSDADLVRALATAGLVGAVVAVRASLSGAEGGCQAETGAAAGMAAAAGVELLGGTPWQAIHAVSVTMQGTLGLVCDPLGGLVEVPCVYRNATGAAMALAGIEMALAGVEFPIPADEVVDTMGQIGRDMDVRYRETAGGGLAATPTGRRLARERLVQLKPRKGS, encoded by the coding sequence ATGTACGACTCGCTGATTGAAGCCGCGACGGACGCGACCGCTCAGGGAATCTCGCTCGGTGAGCTGGCGTTGCAGTCGGAAGTCTCCGAAGGGCTGCGCACCCGCGAAGAGGTGGAACACTCTCTGGGGCGTGCGCTCGCGGTGATGCGTGGCGCGGTAGAGCGCGGGCTGGTGGGAGATCTCTACTCGGTGTCGGGGCTGGTCGGTGGCGACGCCGCCAAGCTCGCCAATGCGAAGGGTCCGCTCGCCGGCACCATCTTCACCGATGCGCTGGCTGCCGCACTCGCGGTGCAGGAAGTCAACGCCGCGATGGGCGTGATTGTCGCGGCGCCCACGGCCGGTGGCGCCGGCGTGCTCCCTGGCGTGTTGCTGGCACTGTCGAAGCACCGCAATGTCTCCGATGCTGACCTGGTACGCGCCCTCGCCACCGCCGGGTTGGTGGGTGCCGTCGTCGCCGTGCGCGCCTCGCTTTCGGGCGCCGAAGGCGGTTGTCAGGCAGAGACCGGCGCCGCGGCAGGAATGGCGGCAGCGGCCGGGGTAGAGCTGCTCGGTGGCACACCGTGGCAAGCCATCCACGCGGTCTCAGTGACGATGCAGGGTACCCTCGGTCTGGTCTGCGACCCGCTCGGCGGTCTGGTCGAGGTGCCGTGCGTCTACCGCAACGCGACCGGCGCGGCGATGGCGCTCGCCGGGATCGAGATGGCCCTCGCTGGCGTCGAATTCCCGATCCCCGCCGACGAAGTGGTCGATACCATGGGGCAGATCGGACGCGATATGGACGTCCGCTATCGGGAGACCGCGGGCGGCGGGCTTGCGGCCACCCCGACCGGAAGGCGTCTTGCCCGTGAGCGGCTGGTCCAGCTGAAGCCTCGCAAGGGGAGCTGA
- the sdaAB gene encoding L-serine ammonia-lyase, iron-sulfur-dependent subunit beta — MVSLLDIIGPVMVGPSSSHTAGACRLGLIARALVGGTPDTAKVELHGSFARTGTGHGTDRAIAGGLLGFQPDDERLRESLEAAAAAGMVITFDNVKLRGDHHPNTTRITVTRDGRSATMVGSSLGAGRILVTAIDGFPVDVTGSYTTMVVVAHDEPGIVANVATALSEQSVNLATMRVSRRQKGGDAIHVYELDSPPSDAAVERIRALRAVKTIRVVDRVA; from the coding sequence ATGGTCTCACTGCTCGACATCATCGGCCCGGTCATGGTGGGCCCCTCGTCCTCGCACACGGCCGGCGCCTGTCGTCTGGGCCTGATCGCTCGTGCCCTGGTGGGCGGGACTCCCGATACAGCAAAGGTGGAACTCCACGGCTCCTTTGCGCGAACTGGCACGGGGCACGGGACCGATCGCGCCATCGCCGGTGGACTGCTCGGATTTCAGCCCGACGATGAACGGCTCCGTGAATCTCTCGAAGCCGCGGCCGCTGCCGGGATGGTGATCACCTTCGACAACGTCAAGCTGCGCGGCGACCACCATCCCAACACGACGCGCATCACCGTGACGCGTGACGGACGCAGCGCCACGATGGTCGGCTCGTCACTCGGTGCCGGCCGCATCCTCGTCACGGCGATCGACGGCTTCCCGGTGGATGTCACCGGCTCCTACACCACGATGGTCGTGGTCGCGCACGACGAGCCGGGTATTGTCGCCAACGTCGCGACGGCCCTGTCTGAGCAGAGCGTCAACCTCGCCACCATGCGGGTGTCGCGGCGGCAGAAGGGTGGCGATGCCATTCACGTCTACGAACTCGACTCGCCTCCGAGCGACGCGGCAGTCGAGCGAATCCGCGCCCTGCGGGCGGTGAAGACCATTCGCGTCGTCGATCGGGTGGCCTGA
- the uvrA gene encoding excinuclease ABC subunit UvrA, with the protein MAEEFLVVRGAREHNLKNVSVRIPRNALTVFTGLSGSGKSSLAFDTIYAEGQRRYVESLSAYARQFLGLMEKPDVDAIEGLSPAISIEQKTTGQNPRSTVGTVTEVYDYMRLLWARAGVPHCPNDGTPITRSSAGQIADTVLGWPEGTKIEVLGPMVRGRKGEFRELFEDLRKQGFVRVRVDGETMDLADVPALARRSNHDIAVIVDRLVVRSEDRSRLVDSLETALRVAEGVAEVVRHPGGKSTMFSERFACPTCGLSLPELEPRQFSFNSPFGACAECHGVGTSRIPNAELVLGDPTISILEGVVLPWGEPSGYLRKVVLPTLARVFKFDLNSPWKKIPAAAQKILLHGAPGKKLTYAAEGGRGREVEGEWEGILTNVERRWKESSSDAVRHDLEGYMVEMPCPVCHGKRLKAESLSVLIAKQSIGDVVDLSVDDAVSFFEKIPVGRGKAGAVDPDIAGPILKEVVERLSFLRDVGLEYLTLGRAAGSLSGGEAQRIRLATQIGSRLVGVLYILDEPSIGLHQRDNERLLETLMGLRDLGNTVIVVEHDEDTIRAADHIVDLGPRAGRFGGEVVAEGTIDEILKHPDSLTARYLRGELRIPVPAVRRQRDPAKRLRVVGARENNLRKLDVDVPLGLFVAVTGVSGSGKSTLVTDILYQSLARHFYRAKVLPGAHSRIEGLDLIDKVIEIDQSPIGRTPRSNPATYSGLFTPIRELFTQLPEAKIRGYGPGRFSFNVKGGRCEACQGDGLVKIEMHFLPDVYVPCEVCKGKRYNRETLEVRYKGRSIADVLELTVEDALDFFSAQGRIAERLELLNDVGLGYLHLGQPATTLSGGEAQRVKLATELAKRDTGRTLYILDEPTTGLHFEDVRLLLDVLHRLVEKGNSVVVIEHNLDVIKTADWVIDLGPEGGVRGGNIVAQGTPEQVALVEASHTGRFLKRALASGLG; encoded by the coding sequence ATGGCTGAAGAGTTTCTCGTCGTCCGCGGTGCCCGCGAGCACAATCTCAAGAATGTCAGCGTCCGGATTCCCCGGAATGCCTTGACCGTTTTCACCGGCCTCTCGGGGTCGGGGAAGTCGTCGCTCGCCTTCGATACCATCTATGCCGAGGGTCAGCGTCGTTACGTCGAATCACTCTCGGCGTATGCCCGGCAGTTCCTCGGACTGATGGAGAAGCCCGACGTCGATGCGATCGAGGGACTCTCGCCCGCGATCTCGATCGAGCAGAAGACCACCGGTCAGAATCCGCGTTCCACTGTGGGCACCGTGACGGAAGTGTACGACTACATGCGCCTCCTCTGGGCGCGTGCTGGTGTGCCACACTGCCCCAACGACGGCACTCCGATCACCCGCTCCTCCGCGGGGCAGATTGCCGACACTGTGCTCGGCTGGCCCGAGGGCACCAAGATCGAAGTGCTCGGACCGATGGTCCGGGGACGCAAGGGCGAATTCCGCGAACTCTTCGAGGACCTGCGCAAGCAGGGCTTCGTGCGCGTCCGCGTCGATGGCGAGACGATGGACCTCGCCGATGTACCTGCGCTCGCGCGTCGATCGAACCACGACATCGCGGTCATCGTCGATCGTCTCGTGGTGCGAAGCGAAGATCGCTCGCGCCTGGTCGATTCGCTCGAGACCGCGCTGCGTGTGGCCGAAGGGGTCGCCGAGGTGGTGCGTCATCCGGGTGGCAAGAGCACGATGTTTTCCGAGCGCTTCGCCTGTCCGACGTGCGGGCTTTCGCTCCCTGAGCTCGAGCCGCGGCAGTTCTCGTTCAATTCACCATTCGGTGCCTGCGCCGAGTGCCACGGCGTTGGCACCTCGCGCATTCCCAACGCCGAACTGGTGCTGGGTGATCCAACCATCTCGATCCTCGAGGGCGTGGTGCTGCCGTGGGGCGAGCCGAGTGGCTACCTGCGCAAAGTGGTCCTGCCGACGCTGGCACGGGTCTTCAAGTTCGATCTCAACTCGCCCTGGAAGAAGATTCCCGCAGCGGCGCAGAAGATCCTGCTCCACGGCGCACCGGGGAAGAAGCTCACCTATGCCGCCGAAGGTGGCCGGGGGCGCGAGGTCGAAGGGGAATGGGAGGGGATCCTCACCAACGTCGAGCGGCGCTGGAAGGAATCCTCAAGCGATGCCGTGCGGCACGACCTCGAGGGGTACATGGTCGAGATGCCGTGTCCCGTCTGCCACGGCAAGCGCCTCAAGGCCGAATCGCTGTCGGTGCTCATCGCGAAGCAGAGCATCGGTGATGTGGTTGATCTCTCGGTCGATGATGCGGTCTCATTCTTCGAGAAGATCCCGGTTGGTCGTGGCAAGGCCGGCGCGGTCGATCCGGATATTGCCGGGCCGATCCTCAAGGAAGTCGTGGAGCGCCTCTCCTTCCTGCGCGATGTCGGACTGGAGTATCTCACGCTCGGTCGTGCGGCCGGTTCGCTCTCAGGCGGTGAAGCACAACGCATCCGGCTGGCGACGCAGATCGGCTCGCGCCTCGTCGGCGTGCTCTACATTCTCGACGAACCGAGCATCGGCCTGCACCAGCGCGACAACGAGCGCTTGCTCGAGACCTTGATGGGGCTGCGCGATCTCGGCAACACGGTCATCGTGGTGGAACACGACGAAGACACCATTCGCGCCGCCGATCACATCGTCGACCTGGGGCCGCGCGCCGGACGCTTCGGTGGCGAAGTCGTGGCCGAGGGGACGATCGACGAGATCCTCAAGCATCCCGATTCGCTGACCGCACGATACCTGCGCGGCGAACTCCGGATTCCGGTACCGGCCGTGCGTCGTCAACGCGATCCGGCCAAGCGGCTGCGGGTCGTGGGCGCGCGCGAGAACAACCTGCGCAAGCTCGATGTCGATGTGCCGCTCGGGCTCTTCGTCGCCGTGACCGGCGTCTCCGGATCGGGCAAGTCGACCCTCGTGACCGACATTCTCTATCAGTCGCTGGCGCGGCACTTCTACCGGGCCAAGGTGCTTCCGGGTGCGCACTCGCGGATCGAGGGGCTCGACCTCATCGACAAGGTCATCGAGATCGACCAGTCGCCGATCGGTCGCACGCCACGGTCCAACCCGGCCACCTACTCGGGGCTCTTCACACCGATTCGCGAACTCTTTACCCAGTTGCCCGAGGCGAAGATCCGCGGGTACGGGCCGGGCCGCTTCTCATTCAATGTGAAGGGTGGTCGCTGCGAAGCGTGCCAGGGCGATGGACTCGTGAAGATCGAGATGCACTTCCTCCCCGACGTCTACGTGCCGTGCGAGGTGTGCAAGGGGAAGCGCTACAACCGCGAAACCCTCGAAGTGCGTTACAAGGGGCGGAGCATTGCCGACGTCCTCGAACTGACCGTGGAGGACGCGCTCGACTTCTTCTCGGCCCAGGGTCGTATCGCCGAGCGACTGGAACTGCTCAACGATGTCGGGCTCGGCTACCTCCATCTCGGCCAGCCCGCGACGACGCTTTCGGGCGGCGAGGCACAGCGCGTCAAGCTCGCGACCGAACTCGCCAAGCGCGACACCGGTCGCACCCTCTACATCCTCGATGAGCCGACCACCGGCCTCCATTTCGAAGACGTCCGGTTGCTGCTCGACGTGCTCCACCGGCTGGTGGAGAAGGGGAATTCCGTTGTGGTGATCGAGCACAACCTCGACGTCATCAAGACGGCCGACTGGGTCATTGATCTGGGCCCCGAGGGCGGCGTCCGGGGCGGCAACATCGTGGCCCAGGGAACGCCCGAGCAGGTCGCGCTGGTCGAAGCGAGCCACACCGGCCGATTCCTGAAGCGCGCCCTCGCCAGCGGCCTGGGCTGA